The Athalia rosae chromosome 7, iyAthRosa1.1, whole genome shotgun sequence genome window below encodes:
- the LOC110116783 gene encoding sperm-associated antigen 1: protein MGNEEVDLITVAKPQEKQTLLRKWDIPVENLSYEYIAKCTNVKEIERIVLILRSGEEGIFPDLIKHAEKCLAKLKPNSKVLRVEEPVLTRAMLDPEDRKSIDEDIANWMNEMHTREKDLEEGKALSSTAAIPQPEIREPRAAARKKILESTKNRVKSQKAIASCDYAGWDKFDADAELDRIDLQDEKKQADAKNAQLIRKEKYEEAKKLSKESIIDKLSLTATELSVLAEQERNIGNEAFRAGDYEEALIRYNSSITISSTINAYNNRAITYIKLERYQDAVNDCNLVLTMEYNNVTALMRRALASEHLEKYSQALVDYQSILRLEPNNKLAIAGVNRLRKPSDSKKVRMKIEEESENGTEKNTVDVVEKKVESEKNSDKCQKIELSETRFNSVPEICFCDRAPSFSRSPKPPPHYKSSYCLTQSNYCVPKKSKSQQSFLSDVKISSRQTERDRPCKLTIEELPNDDEIRGTKNSKVDAKVKRESKLKNKDEKIATFKTTKGTEKNKSVERMTNKNSNGMKKKPAEPVTKPEQKARGTPEKKINAQKSKCEKSSADRAKIKEVANEVNLSDGPGKTDPLESIGSPYEFLRNWQSLKNDKDFSQRARLLRSLAPEDLCNVIGNKLDGDMFAVIMRCLDRHFSNNEENLNLAERFLTALTKLSRFSIVRLFTNAEDKTVLRRIFEAVDKKISSTAADSLRNMYDL, encoded by the exons ATGGGAAACGAGGAGGTCGATCTTATAACGGTTGCTAAACCTCAGGAGAAACAAACTTTGTTACGTAAATGGGATATACCGGTGGAAAATCTATCTTACGAATATATCGCCAAGTGTACAAATGTCAAGGAAATAGAACGCATAGTTTTGATTCTCAG ATCCGGCGAAGAGGGAATATTTCCAGACCTGATTAAACACGCGGAAAAATGCCTCGCCAAATTAAAACCGAACAGCAAAGTCCTCAGGGTCGAAGAGCCAGTTTTGACCCGTGCGATGCTGGATCCGGAAGATCggaaatcgatcgacgaagaCATCGCTAATTGGATGAACGAAATGcacacgagagaaaaagatctCGAGGAGGGCAAGGCCCTGTCTTCGACCGCGGCGATTCCGCAGCCGGAAATTCGCGAGCCGCGCGCTGCGGCCAGAAAA AAAATTTTAGAGTCTACGAAAAATCGTGTCAAATCCCAAAAAGCCATAGCTTCCTGCGATTACGCGGGATGGGACAAATTCGATGCCGACGCCGAATTGGACCGCATCGATTTAcaggatgagaaaaaacagGCTGACGCAAAAAATGCCCAACTTATAAGGAAGGAGAAGTACGAGGAGgctaaaaaattatccaaagaATCTATCATCGACAAAC TATCTTTAACGGCGACCGAACTCAGCGTATTGGCGGAACAGGAGAGAAATATAGGAAACGAAGCTTTCAGAGCTGGAGATTATGAGGAAGCTTTGATACGCTATAATTCTAGCATTACGATTAGTTCCACAATAAACGCGTACAATAATCGAGCTATAACGT ATATTAAACTCGAGAGATATCAAGATGCGGTTAACGATTGTAACCTCGTTCTAACTATGGAATATAACAACGTTACCGCCCTTATGCGAAGGGCACTCGCCTCGGAGCatctcgaaaaatattcacag GCACTCGTCGATTATCAATCGATTCTTCGACTTGAGCCCAACAACAAGTTGGCTATCGCCGGCGTTAATAGATTGAGAAAACCGTCCGATTCGAAGAAAGTAAG gatgaaaatcgaagaagaatCTGAAAATGGGACGGAGAAAAATACGGTTGACGTTGTAGAGAAGAAAGTTGagtccgaaaaaaattctgacaaaTGTCAGAAAATCGAATTATCGGAAACCAGATTTAACTCGGTACCGGAAATATGCTTTTGCGACAGAGCGCCAAGTTTTTCTCGAAGCCCGAAACCACCCCCTCATTACAAAAGTAGCTATTGTTTGACCCAGTCGAATTATTGCGttccgaaaaaatccaaaagccAACAATCGTTTCTTTCCGATGTTAAAATTTCGTCCCGTCAAACCGAACGTGACCGACCGTGCAAATTAACCATCGAGGAACTACCGAATGACGACGAAATTCGGGgtacgaaaaattcgaaggtcGATGCTAAGGTAAAAAGAGAAtctaaactgaaaaataaagatgaaaaaatagctACTTTCAAGACCACGAAGGGAACTGAGAAGAATAAAAGCGTCGAGAgaatgacgaataaaaattcgaatgggatgaaaaaaaaacctgcggAGCCGGTAACAAAACCGGAACAAAAGGCGCGTGGTActccggagaaaaaaattaacgctcAGAAAAGCAAATGCGAGAAATCTAGCGCGGATAGAGCAAAGATAAAAGAGGTAGCGAACGAGGTGAATCTTTCGGATGGTCCTGGCAAAACCGATCCTCTGGAATCGATCGGATCTCCATACGAATTTCTTCGCAATTGGCAGTcgttgaaaaatgacaaagaTTTTTCGCAGCGAGCGCGACTTCTGCGTTCGCTCGCTCCCGAGGATCTTTGCAACG TGATAGGAAACAAATTGGACGGCGACATGTTCGCCGTTATAATGCGTTGTCTGGATcgtcatttttcgaataacgaagaaaactTAAATTTGGCCGAACGATTTCTCACGGCCCTTACAAAACTCAGTAGAttctcgatcgttcgattattcACGAACGCCGAAGATAAAACAG TTCTCCGAAGGATTTTCGAGGcggtcgataaaaaaatatcgtcaacAGCCGCCGATTCGCTGCGCAATATGTACGACCTGTAA
- the LOC105693268 gene encoding trypsin-like isoform X1, protein MNSNNLNNSSEHSYLCLVAIYAIHVIVMNVYSPSPDARFTNVTTSLPSAQLDPRPPMANRWKIHSTVEITGENFTYLFHNHTGYANGAVESPATGAPLSKNNTDYPSGVNDTENGGGTLSGSRIIGGSNANIGQFPHQVSLRRTSNGVHFCGGSIVDEEWIVTAAHCMYSDGRRIGASTITIYAGDLLLDTVSSTSQRRIVKSIFVHENFNLSTLRNDIALLKLRSKLILDDKIVAAKTLRNYTVEDGTICQVSGWGVTRYANSVLSNKLLYVDVPIVNRTLCQRLMISYSDIPELMICAGYLEGGYDACQGDSGGGMICDDVLAGVVSWGNECALANYPGVYTNVYVYKDWVLETIATNASSPISHKGSSAAVWGVFFGCLVFLFTYTDREKFDSEVM, encoded by the exons ATGAACAGCAATAATTTGAACAACTCGAGCGAACATAGCTACTTGTGTTTGGTAGCGATATACGCAATACACGTGATCGTGATGAATGTTTATTCACCATCGCCGGATGCACGTTTTACTAACGTCACGACATCACTTCCGTCTGCACAACTCGACCCGCGACCGCCGATGGCTAACAGATGGAAGATTCATTCCACCGTTGAAATAaccggtgaaaatttcacgtacctATTTCACAATCACACAGGTTACGCCAACGGTGCTGTCGAGTCGCCCGCAACCGGTGCGCCCCTGTCGAAAAATAACACGGATTACCCGTCGGGGGTCAACGATACCGAAAACGGAGGCGGCACTCTTTCGGGAAGCAGAATTATCGGCGGGTCCAACGCGAACATCGGACAATTTCCGCATCAG GTCTCTCTAAGACGCACGTCGAACGGGGTACATTTTTGCGGCGGGAGTATAGTGGACGAAGAATGGATCGTAACGGCCGCGCATTGCATGTACAG TGACGGGCGTCGAATAGGAGCTTCGACGATAACGATTTACGCCGGTGATCTTTTACTGGACACGGTGTCGTCGACTTCGCAGAGACGAATCGTCAAAAGTATATTCGTTCACGAAAACTTCAACTTATCGACGCTGAGAAACGACATCGCTCTTCTAAAG CTGCGGTCGAAACTCATTCTTGACGATAAAATAGTAGCGGCAAAAACCCTGAGAAACTACACCGTCGAGGATGGAACTATTTGCCAAGTGTCCGGATGGGGCGTAACGCGAtac gCCAATTCCGTACTGAGTAACAAACTGTTGTACGTCGACGTACCGATAGTGAACAGAACGTTGTGCCAACGTTTGATGATAAGCTATTCCGATATCCCGGAACTCATGATCTGCGCGGGTTATTTGGAAGGCGGCTACGACGCCTGCCag GGTGATTCCGGCGGCGGAATGATCTGCGACGACGTGTTGGCCGGTGTAGTTTCGTGGGGAAACGAATGTGCCTTGGCTAATTACCCCGGAGTTTACACGAACGTTTACGTCTACAAAGATTGGGTACTAGAAACGATCGCCACTAACGCATCCTCACCGATATCCCACAAAGGTTCCAGCGCCGCTGTGTGGGGTGTATTCTTCGGATGCCTAGTCTTCCTGTTCACTTACACTGACCGTGAAAAATTCGACAGTGAGGTCATGTAG
- the LOC105693268 gene encoding trypsin-like isoform X2, translating into MNFEKLVFTSALLRCLLFFGYANGAVESPATGAPLSKNNTDYPSGVNDTENGGGTLSGSRIIGGSNANIGQFPHQVSLRRTSNGVHFCGGSIVDEEWIVTAAHCMYSDGRRIGASTITIYAGDLLLDTVSSTSQRRIVKSIFVHENFNLSTLRNDIALLKLRSKLILDDKIVAAKTLRNYTVEDGTICQVSGWGVTRYANSVLSNKLLYVDVPIVNRTLCQRLMISYSDIPELMICAGYLEGGYDACQGDSGGGMICDDVLAGVVSWGNECALANYPGVYTNVYVYKDWVLETIATNASSPISHKGSSAAVWGVFFGCLVFLFTYTDREKFDSEVM; encoded by the exons GTTACGCCAACGGTGCTGTCGAGTCGCCCGCAACCGGTGCGCCCCTGTCGAAAAATAACACGGATTACCCGTCGGGGGTCAACGATACCGAAAACGGAGGCGGCACTCTTTCGGGAAGCAGAATTATCGGCGGGTCCAACGCGAACATCGGACAATTTCCGCATCAG GTCTCTCTAAGACGCACGTCGAACGGGGTACATTTTTGCGGCGGGAGTATAGTGGACGAAGAATGGATCGTAACGGCCGCGCATTGCATGTACAG TGACGGGCGTCGAATAGGAGCTTCGACGATAACGATTTACGCCGGTGATCTTTTACTGGACACGGTGTCGTCGACTTCGCAGAGACGAATCGTCAAAAGTATATTCGTTCACGAAAACTTCAACTTATCGACGCTGAGAAACGACATCGCTCTTCTAAAG CTGCGGTCGAAACTCATTCTTGACGATAAAATAGTAGCGGCAAAAACCCTGAGAAACTACACCGTCGAGGATGGAACTATTTGCCAAGTGTCCGGATGGGGCGTAACGCGAtac gCCAATTCCGTACTGAGTAACAAACTGTTGTACGTCGACGTACCGATAGTGAACAGAACGTTGTGCCAACGTTTGATGATAAGCTATTCCGATATCCCGGAACTCATGATCTGCGCGGGTTATTTGGAAGGCGGCTACGACGCCTGCCag GGTGATTCCGGCGGCGGAATGATCTGCGACGACGTGTTGGCCGGTGTAGTTTCGTGGGGAAACGAATGTGCCTTGGCTAATTACCCCGGAGTTTACACGAACGTTTACGTCTACAAAGATTGGGTACTAGAAACGATCGCCACTAACGCATCCTCACCGATATCCCACAAAGGTTCCAGCGCCGCTGTGTGGGGTGTATTCTTCGGATGCCTAGTCTTCCTGTTCACTTACACTGACCGTGAAAAATTCGACAGTGAGGTCATGTAG